In a single window of the Nicotiana tomentosiformis chromosome 10, ASM39032v3, whole genome shotgun sequence genome:
- the LOC104119922 gene encoding uncharacterized protein, translated as MVTFVYAHNLKDERKALWEYVNQMSMGCQIQWIIMGNFNAVLQQENRLRGNPIALSEVVEFQECIDKCILMELPNNGYVYSWSDKQGINRICSKIDWVIVNGEWIDTMEQCKTYALSEGVSDHCPLVVEMIKTHARKGKAFRYCNMWSKYHDFMHMVEQGWAIQVEGCKMYQVVKNWKALKQKLRTLHKRNFSNVINEANKDREEM; from the coding sequence ATGGTCACATTTGTGTATGCACATAATCTCAAAGATGAGAGGAAAGCATTATGGGAATATGTAAACCAGATGAGCATGGGTTGCCAGATTCAATGGATAATCATGGGGAACTTCAATGCTGTATTGCAGCAGGAGAATAGACTTAGAGGGAATCCAATAGCATTAAGTGAGGTGGTGGAATTTCAGGAGTGTATTGATAAATGCATACTTATGGAGTTACCAAATAATGGGTATGTGTACTCATGGAGTGATAAGCAGGGGATAAATAGAATATGCTCAAAAATAGATTGGGTAATTGTCAATGGGGAATGGATAGATACAATGGAGCAATGCAAAACTTATGCTCTTTCAGAAGGGGTAAGTGATCACTGTCCATTAGTGGTGGAGATGATTAAGACTCATGCAAGGAAGGGGAAAGCTTTTAGATACTGTAATATGTGGAGTAAATACCATGACTTTATGCACATGGTTGAACAGGGATGGGCAATACAAGTAGAGGGGTGTAAGATGTATCAAGTAGTAAAGAATTGGAAGGCTTTGAAGCAGAAACTTAGAACATTGCACAAGAGGAACTTCAGTAATGTCATAAATGAAGCAAACAAAGATAGAGAGGAAATGTAG